AAGAGTTTGACAAATTTCAGGTTAAACTTCAGCCAAATAGAGTTATCGGTTTTGTTGAAGATGTTTTTAAATTAGAACACGCAAAAGCCGTAGTAGCCGAAGCTTATATAAGTGAAAGCCAAACAAAGTACCTGATTCTTGGTTCAAAAAGTTTTGGAATAGAAGCTCAAAATTCACTTTTAAAAGTTTTAGAAGAACCTCCTAGAAATATTGAGTTTATTATTATCTCTCCGACAAAATCAAATCTGTTACCTACGGTTCGTTCGCGTCTTCCGATAATTAAAGGCGATATATCCCATGAATCGGTAGAATTTGATATAAATCTCTCAAAAATAGAATACGGTGATATATTTGCTTTTTTAAAATCAAATGCCAGAATTTCAAAACCGGATGCAAAAGAGTTGGTAGAGGCTATATATCATAGAGCTACGGTAGTAGATATGCTTATACTAAATGAATCACAGCTAAATAATTTTGACAAGGCATACAGGTTATTAGAATTAAATTCTCGTCCTCAAAGTGTTTTAGCATTTATATTAATGGGGTTTATACATGCATCTTGAAAAATTAAACACAAACACAAATATAGTTAAAGTTCTAAAAGATTTAGATGTAGATGCAGGAGGTATAAATATACTTTCTGCAAAATCACAGATGCATCTGATACTTGTAAAAGATTTACACGTTGGAGCTGCAAATATTTTAAAACAAGATGCACTAAGCGTAGGTGCTGATTTGGCAGTACCGCGTGGCACGGTTTTGGCAAAAACACCGAGGGTTGATTGTTTACTTATAGCTACGAAAAGCCAGATGCAAAAGTTAAGTAAAAAAGAGTTGGCACAACCTTTTGGCTTAAAAGAGTTGGCAAAAAAACTATCTGAAATTATAAATGTCAAAAAATCTAAAGATGTTGAAATAATGGGTGTTATAAATGCCAACGATGACAGTTTTTTTAGCGGTAGTAGATTTAGTGAAGTAGATGCTGTTACTAAAATTGAGCGGATGATTGAAGATGGTGCTAAAATCATAGATATAGGTGGCGTAAGCTCAGCTCCAAACTCGCAAATAGTTGGTGTGGAGGAAGAGTTAAAACGGGTTGAGGGTATTTACAAGCTTATATATGAACACAAGCTTTATGAAAAGGTCAAGTTCAGTGCCGACACTTATGAACCTGAGGTTGCCAAGAGGGCAGTAGAGAGCGGTTTTAATATTATAAATGATATTACGGGTTTACAAAATGATGAGTTATGCAAAATTATAGCTTCTTATGATGCACAAGCTGTCCTTATGCATATGCAGGGTAACCCTCAGACTATGCAACAAAACCCAAAGTACGAAAGTGTTTTAGACGATGTTTATAAATTTTTTAAAGTGAGGATTCAAAAAGCCGAAAGTTTTGGTGTTAAAGATATTATCTTAGATGTGGGAATTGGTTTTGGTAAAACTTTGGAGCATAATATATCTCTAATCAAAAATTTAGAACATTTTTTGACTTTAGAAAAACCTCTTTTAGTCGGAGCATCCAGAAAATCTATGATAAATAAAATATACCCGTGTGAAGTAGATGAGCGTTTAGCGGGAAGTTTGGAAATTCATATGGAGGCAGTTAGAAACGGAGCATCCGTTATACGTGTACATGATGTAAAAGAGCATGCACAGGCTTTAGCCGTGCATACCGCTTTAAACTTTTAAGTTTATTGCATATCCGGTTTAGGCGTACTTGCTGTACGTGCTGGAAGTTGAGGGTAGGCAATATCAGGTTTTTTCCCTGTTAAAGAATTTAAAAATGTTGCTATTGATTCAGCCTCTTTATCACTGATATCTTGACCAAGTTGGATTCTTCCCATCTCTATAACTGCTTCTTTTACACCCCAGATAGCACCGTTGTGAAAATATGGAGCAGTCTCTACGATGTTTCTTAAAGTAGGAACTTTTACGTGACCGTTTTTGTTACCTCTAAAATCACCGATATCACGGTGTTTATATTTTGCAGTAACCTCAAATACATTCATATCCTGACCAAGTCCAACGCCGTTATGACAAGTAGCACAACCTTTGTCTATAAAAGTTTTAAGACCCGCTTTTTCAGCTGAGCTTAGAGCTTTTTCATCACCGTTTAAAAAATCGTCAAATCTTGACGGAGTTACAAGCGTACGCTCAAATGTAGCGATAGTATCCGTAATTTTCTCAAATGTGATTTTTACGTCTTTACCGTAAGCAGCTTTAAATTCTCCTACATATTGAGGCATAGAAGTTACGGTATTTACAACATGATCTTTAGTAGCTGCCATCTCAGGGTGAGCTTGTATAGGACCTTGTGCTTGTTTTTCTAAACTAGGGTCGCGACCGTCCCAAAATTGAGCAGAGAAAAATACCGAGTTATAAACAGTTGGAGAGTTTAGATGATGCGGATTTGCAGTCCATTTATGTCCTACTGCGGCGCTTACACCGTCAGTTCCTCCTGTTGCAAGGTTATGACAAGTATTACAGCTGATAAGATTACTCTTAGAAAGACGTGGATCAAAATACAGTTTTTTACCAAGTTCAACTTTCATGGCTGTAATTGGATTGTTTGGATTATCAATCAACTTATTTAACTCTTTTTTATCGTTTGGAATAGGTTTTAAACCTGCATCTATAGCTTGTGTCGCTAAACCAGAACCCATCAAAAGAGATGCACTAACCAATGTTAAAGCCAATGTTTTCATTTTTCTACCTTATATGTTTTATTTACTAGAATTATAAGAAAACTATCCTTAAAGGATAATTATTATTATTTACTACTTTATTGGTAAACAATAATTAGCATAATTTGATTTTTATAGTTTATTTAAAAAGTTTTGATTGTTTTAAAAGAGGGGGTGGCTGAGAGAGTAAAACTACTCTATCTCAGCATCGATAACGTCATCGTCATCTTTTTTCTTAGCTTGGTCAGCTTGACCTTGCGCTTGGTCACCGCCAGCTTGTTGTTTGTACATCTCTTCAGTTACTTTGTGGCTAGCTTCAGTAAGAGCTTTAACTTTCTCTTCTATTTGCTCTTTAGTAGCAGAATCATCTTTTAGTACATCTTTAAGTTCAGTGATAGCAGTCTCAATTTTAGCTTTTTCCTCAGCTTCAACTTTATCACCCATATCTGTCATAGTTTTTTCAACCTGAGCAATAAGTGCATCTGCTTGGTTTTTAAGATCAACTAGTGCTTTTCTTTCACCATCAGCAGCTTTGTTTTCTTCTGCATCTTGAACCATTTTGTTAATCTCTTCTTCACTTAGTCCTGAGCTTCCGGAGATTGTGATTGACTGAGATTTTCCAGTACCTTTATCAGTAGAAGAAACTGTTAAAATACCATTTGCATCGATATCGAAAGTTACTTCAATTTGTGGTACACCACGTGGAGCTGCCGGAATATCACCAAGTTCAAATAGACCAAGTGATTTGTTGTCTTTTGCAAACTCACGCTCACCTTGAACAACTGAGATTGAAACAGCCGGTTGGTTGTCTTCTGCAGTTGAGAATACTTGAGATTTTTTAACAGGGATAGTAGTACCTTTTTCAATGATTTTAGTAGCTACACCGCCTAAAGTCTCAATACCTAGTGATAATGGAGTAACGTCTAGTAAAAGAACGTCTTTAACGTCACCTCTTAAAACACCACCTTGAATTGCAGCACCTGCAGCAACAACTTCATCAGGGTTTACACCTTTGTTAAGTGCTTTTCCACCGAAGTATTTAGAAACTGCTTCTTGAGCAGCAGGTACACGAGTTGAACCACCAACCATGATGATCTCTTTGATTTCATCATTGCTTAGGTCTGCTTCTTTCATCGCTATTTTGATATGCTCAATTGTTTCATCGATTAATGAAGAGATCATACCTTCAAATTTAGCACGAGTCAGTTTTACAACTAAGTGTTGTGGACCTGCATCAGTCATAGTGATAAATGGTAAGTTAATCTCTGTTTCAGTAGAAGAACTTAACTCTTTTTTAGCATTTTCAGCTGCATCTTTAAGACGTTGAAGAGCCATTTTATCGTTTTTAAGCTCAATACCGTGAGAGTTTTTAAACTCAGCATTTAAGAAGTCAACGATTTTATTGTCGAAGTCGTCACCACCTAAGAATGCATTACCGTCAGTTGAAAGAACTTCAAAAGTACCGTCAGATATCTCTAAAGTAGTAACGTCAAACGTACCACCACCAAGGTCATATACAAGTACGTTTTCTTCACTTTTACTATCTAAACCGTATGCTAGTGCAGATGCAGTAGGCTCATTGATAATACGAAGTACGTTAAGACCTGCAATAGTACCTGCATCTTTAGTAGCTTTACGTTGTGCATCATTAAAATATGCAGGAACAGTAATAACCGCATCAGTTACTGCAGAACCGACATAACTCTCAGCATCTTCTTTTAATTTTGCTAAGATTTTCGCTGAAATCTCTTGCGGAGTATATACAGTACCAGCTACATCAACAGCTGCCATACCGTCTTTGTCAACGATATTGTATGTTACTTTGTCATGTGCCTCTTTTGCATTTTCCTCATTCATCATAAGACCCATAATTCTTTTAATAGAAGTGATAGTCTTCTCAGGGTTTGTGATAGCTTGACGTTTTGCAGGATCACCAACTAGAGTTTCACCTTTATCAGTAAATGCAACAACTGACGGAGTTGTGTTTTTACCTTCTGCGTTTGGGATGATTTTTGCTTCACCACCTTCATAAACTGCAACACAAGAGTTTGTTGTTCCTAAATCTATACCTATTACTTTACTCATTTTTTATTCCTTTATTTATTATTTATTTTGTCGTAAAAGGAACAAGTCCCTTTTACTTTCGCTTGCCGCTATGGCACTAAAGCTTGACACTTTCGTGTCAGACTTTTAATTAAAATTGTTTTGTTAATACGCTGAAATTTTATCAACATATTAAATTAAGTTCTGCCACTTAAGTGGCACAAGGTTAATTCGCTACTATAACCATCGCTTCGCGAAGCGGGCGATTTTTATATTTGTAACCTGTTTGGAAAGTTTGAACTATTTGTCCACTTTCAACTTCATCGCTATCCATGCTCTGAACTGCATTATGGATGTTTGGATCAAACGGCTCATCGTGAGATACCATTGTCACGCCATGTTTTTCAAGTTGAGTCAAAAATTGTTTATGTGTTAACTCAATACCTTCTTTTAGCTTATCAAAAAGTTCAGCTTTATCCGCATCGCTC
The genomic region above belongs to Sulfurimonas lithotrophica and contains:
- a CDS encoding DNA polymerase III subunit delta', with protein sequence MSPTKGHILISTDIQKEFDKFQVKLQPNRVIGFVEDVFKLEHAKAVVAEAYISESQTKYLILGSKSFGIEAQNSLLKVLEEPPRNIEFIIISPTKSNLLPTVRSRLPIIKGDISHESVEFDINLSKIEYGDIFAFLKSNARISKPDAKELVEAIYHRATVVDMLILNESQLNNFDKAYRLLELNSRPQSVLAFILMGFIHAS
- the folP gene encoding dihydropteroate synthase; this encodes MHLEKLNTNTNIVKVLKDLDVDAGGINILSAKSQMHLILVKDLHVGAANILKQDALSVGADLAVPRGTVLAKTPRVDCLLIATKSQMQKLSKKELAQPFGLKELAKKLSEIINVKKSKDVEIMGVINANDDSFFSGSRFSEVDAVTKIERMIEDGAKIIDIGGVSSAPNSQIVGVEEELKRVEGIYKLIYEHKLYEKVKFSADTYEPEVAKRAVESGFNIINDITGLQNDELCKIIASYDAQAVLMHMQGNPQTMQQNPKYESVLDDVYKFFKVRIQKAESFGVKDIILDVGIGFGKTLEHNISLIKNLEHFLTLEKPLLVGASRKSMINKIYPCEVDERLAGSLEIHMEAVRNGASVIRVHDVKEHAQALAVHTALNF
- a CDS encoding cytochrome-c peroxidase yields the protein MKTLALTLVSASLLMGSGLATQAIDAGLKPIPNDKKELNKLIDNPNNPITAMKVELGKKLYFDPRLSKSNLISCNTCHNLATGGTDGVSAAVGHKWTANPHHLNSPTVYNSVFFSAQFWDGRDPSLEKQAQGPIQAHPEMAATKDHVVNTVTSMPQYVGEFKAAYGKDVKITFEKITDTIATFERTLVTPSRFDDFLNGDEKALSSAEKAGLKTFIDKGCATCHNGVGLGQDMNVFEVTAKYKHRDIGDFRGNKNGHVKVPTLRNIVETAPYFHNGAIWGVKEAVIEMGRIQLGQDISDKEAESIATFLNSLTGKKPDIAYPQLPARTASTPKPDMQ
- the dnaK gene encoding molecular chaperone DnaK, whose protein sequence is MSKVIGIDLGTTNSCVAVYEGGEAKIIPNAEGKNTTPSVVAFTDKGETLVGDPAKRQAITNPEKTITSIKRIMGLMMNEENAKEAHDKVTYNIVDKDGMAAVDVAGTVYTPQEISAKILAKLKEDAESYVGSAVTDAVITVPAYFNDAQRKATKDAGTIAGLNVLRIINEPTASALAYGLDSKSEENVLVYDLGGGTFDVTTLEISDGTFEVLSTDGNAFLGGDDFDNKIVDFLNAEFKNSHGIELKNDKMALQRLKDAAENAKKELSSSTETEINLPFITMTDAGPQHLVVKLTRAKFEGMISSLIDETIEHIKIAMKEADLSNDEIKEIIMVGGSTRVPAAQEAVSKYFGGKALNKGVNPDEVVAAGAAIQGGVLRGDVKDVLLLDVTPLSLGIETLGGVATKIIEKGTTIPVKKSQVFSTAEDNQPAVSISVVQGEREFAKDNKSLGLFELGDIPAAPRGVPQIEVTFDIDANGILTVSSTDKGTGKSQSITISGSSGLSEEEINKMVQDAEENKAADGERKALVDLKNQADALIAQVEKTMTDMGDKVEAEEKAKIETAITELKDVLKDDSATKEQIEEKVKALTEASHKVTEEMYKQQAGGDQAQGQADQAKKKDDDDVIDAEIE